The genomic DNA ATCTTATTAATGAGTGAATTTAGCCTACTTGAAGTTTGTGTGGTTTACATAACAGCACCACTGTCTGACGGTTAGTGGGGAATGCCAATGAGCCGGCTCTGCACAGAGGACGGCTCTCAGGGACTTCTGGAAAACTCCAGGGAAACCATTCAGCTTGTTTCCACAGAGGtggtcaaaataaacaaataatcgTACTAATCTGTTGATCTGAATCATCAATCCTCTGATCAAACTCTCAGCAACAAAGAGAATAAGAATTATTTCCGTAAAATGTTGAACTAGTTCTTTAAAATGAAGCAAACTATTATATTAACTGgactggcactcagtagagagtGAATACCTCCGCCAAGGGCCAAACATTTCCAGATCAGCCCCTTTGTATAAATCCAGACAAAAATGTGTTGCCGTACAGTAGATGAAAAAAGCCTAACCCCATATACAAACCCAATTGCACACATGCATTCATTGAAAAAACACTACGTTACAGAAAttaggaaataaaaaagaaatgtctggGATCAGCCCTTGGTCCAGATCTGTACTAAAATTGAATGGAGTATTTATTGGTCCatttcccatccttccaccaagttttgagGAAATCAATTAAATAGTTTCTGTGTAATactgctgacaaaccaacagaccaacaaacagacagaggtgaaaacacaacctccccGGCGGAGGTAGAAATATGTGCATCACCTCTTTAAAAGTCACAAATGTCCACTGGTTGTGACAAATGAAAATCAAGTGTGAATTTCTTTCCTTcattagaaacaaacaaatataaatgtaaatcaaaacaaaagattTTACATTTGTGAGGCCCTGACGCCCATAATCAGATGATATTATTCCATACATGTGCTTTATGATCGTACCTTCCCAGAATCTCCTTGGTCTCATACTTGTTGTAGAACTCCTGAGCTCCGACACAGTCAGGGATCTCCTCATCTTTGGTCATGATGGAGCGACGTGAACTTCACCAGCACAGATAGAACCGTATTCTCCTCTCACAGCTCAACACCAGGCAGCTGGAGGACAACACGTGTTCAACATGTTCAACAGGGCAACAGCCACTGACACCACTCGGACAGAGTCATTTATCAGAGCTGGAAGTAAAGTCACACGTCTGAAGAAGATATTTGGTGACGGTGGACAAAGTATTCGTGTGAAATAAGTTTGGTCAATGACAAACTCTTACTGGCTGCTGGTTTTATAATGTAAGGATTCAAAATTTTTCGAAATGTATGGGTGTTGGGTCaaacaaatcatttaattaTCATATTTCTTCTTGCTCTGCAACTGTATAGAACATATTTCTCTAttgtattttcacatttcatgaaacaaacaacatattGAATAATTGACTACGAATCTTTCAACATTGCATCCCTCGGTagttttttatacttttgtgTAGATTCATTTGAAACAGTTCATGAAGTCTCATACACTTATCACATGCTTTGAATGTTGCCAGAATAGTAACTAACTGTTACTCTATATTACCAATATGATAATACATGTATCTGCTTCTTTTCCTCTGAACCACGTCAGATGACAGAGCTCTGATCTAAATATTTTAATCTCATTTTCcatttgtaaaaataaagaaaactaatCCATTATactagatataaataaatataacagatACATGgatttcatttaaattatttatttcatgcaAATTTGACCTTGTtcttatattaaataaaacacaaataaagggCTGTTTTCCATAGATTTTGATGACTTATATAATGTCAGCTCTGTCTCGTGTTTTTGTATACAAGTATAATGATCGTCCTGAACTTCAGATCATGTCCGGAGACAGATTTCAGTGTGGAGCAAAGTATCACCATGTGTGAACTGGATCCCTctgtttgacctttaaccagCTACCACAATccattgcattaaaaaaaactaaacaaagttGGATCACTCACCGTATCAGTACGGATCACTTCCTGGTGTGAAGATAATCCATAATCAAAGCTGGGCCTGTAGAGGAGGGGACGCACACAGAGGTGCAGTgagtctgtgctgctgctgcagctttgtggggtcgctcctctctctgctggggGTGAGCTCTAATGTCAGATGCCAAAAATAAGTTGTTGCTTCCTCTGCAGCGGGAACACGTGTGTCCATACAAAAATATGATCAGACCTACATTACACAACATTACTACACATGCAGTGCTCAGCTAGAGGGTCTGACACCACGCTGGAGTGACATGGCAGCTGCTGGACAGACCTCTGCGTCTAACACTACAAGTCTTATTAGAGAAACTGTGTCTAAAAATAGAAACCTTTCTTGGAAAGTCCAGTGTTATAATGTTCCTTCCAGACAGGAACTGGGAGAGGTTGTATTTTCTTAACTGAACAATTTCAAAATCAATATGGCACCTCAATATACTGTATAAGATAGGGAGCAGGTGCAGCTGTAAAGATAAATGACGGacatgaaactaaaataaatgttattaaagATAAAGTAAATGATAACTAGGTCAAAACCAGAAACACTGCACACTGGTTGTAAGCTTCCGCCAACAAGTAGTTTTAGTCTTCATAATAATTTTTCCAGGCTCATACgatgtcactgtgacctttgaccactgaaatcacATTAGTTCATCTTTGTGTACAAGTCTCAACTGGTCATATTTAAGAAGTTCCCACCAGGCATATTTGATATATCATGCACAAGAGAAGTTTTGTGAGGCCATGGTGACATAGATCTTTAACAACTAAAATCGAATCAGTAATTTCCTGAGtcaaagtgaacatttgtgccaaaacTGAGAGGAATCCCTGGAGGCGTTCCTAAACATTCTGCCTCCAATCACTGGCTGACTGGTACTGGTGCCATATTGGAAGAACATTTTAAGTTGGAACATTTTTGGGGCGGGGAGCCATTAATGAACATTCAGCATTAGAGCTTAAGAATAAAAGCAGTCGTGAAATAAATTATCAGTAGTTTCTGTTAAAtcacaaaaaatacaattattggTATCAATTAAAGAATTCTGTCTTAATGAGTCAGTGGATGGATATTTAACATTGTTGGAATTGGGAAATTTTAATATCAGGTTCGTATCTTGATAATAGTTTTTATTGGATAAAGTTAATgttgttaaaagttaaaagattATGTTGGGTACAAAATAGAAACTAAATCCATGAAAGACATCATCACACCACACAGAGCATTCATGGTCCAAGTGCTTTATTACAGTGGACATCTACAGAGAGAGATGTGATTTCACAATTTATCAACAAGTAATGCAATTCACCTTATAATATAGATACTGGAggaattttaaattaaaagcactgaagcagaagaaaacacaatgacTAATGAAATCAACTCaaaacactgcaacacaaaataaatgaacattaTTTATACGACTATGATTACAAGGTCTGTAGCAGTCTCctgagaaacaaacactgttttCTGATGACCAACTGTCTAAATAAAGCATGTTTATTAATCTTTTGGGAATTACACCAGTAAGTATCCAGTATGGTTACTTATTGCAGTTTGTGCGTGTACTTCTCTCCAGGTATTTGTCTCAGCCTTATGACAAACCTGTGGAGAAAAGACAAGTGTTATTAACACACGGCCAAGCATGGTTATTAATGAGATGAACTCTTAAGGTATTGGAGTAAAAGGAATTCCACACTTCACTTACCATTGGAGAACTTGCACTGCTTGAGCACTTCACTGAAGCCTTCACACAGTTTGAAGTCGCTCTGGTTCTGGGCGCACTCGACAAACTGTTTGAGTTCGAAGGAGCAggcctgctgctcctgctgaggaggctgctgctggtaCATggactgtggctgctgctggtaCTGGtactgtggctgctgctggtaCTGCTGCTGGTACTGCGGCTGCTGCGGCTCCTGAAAGACACGAGGCAGATGATGCAATTGTTCATACATCTTGTGTAAATATGGTATTTTAAGACCAAAAAAAGAATTGAAACAACGTAATATTGATAACATCTGGTTACCTGCTAGCAATTTTagttcacaaataaaaaaatttctccaaaataaactttttctctgtttgtcttaACATGcatctttttctcctctgtcacCAAATATCTATACATAGATAAAAAAAACCACCAACAATTACCAGGCTATGAAAAGACTACTGCAGGTAAGAATATGCTGATAGAGCTTTACTGAAAATATGATAACCCAGTTAGGAGGTTGCAAATATCATTATTGTTTAGTATGTAAATACACAGTGAATGTACTTGCATGTTCTGATCTGTGGATTAcatcaaatgtttgtttcatcAACACTTTGCCCCACACATACAATCTTTAGTACCTGTGACCTACTTACCACGATACAGACACACTAATCTGATGCTAATGCAGCCCTACAACAACAGTGTATTTACCTGGTATGTGACGTCTGGCTTGGCGGACTcggattctcctcctccaccgaaGCCTCCAGTCATCGCGTGGCCGATAGTGTGTCCCACTGCAGAGCCCACTGCCACCCCCGCGGCTGTAGTCGCCATCTGGGCAAACATGCCCGGCTGCCTGGGGGCTGCTGGTGCGCCCACAGCAGAGGCAGGAGCCTGCATTGGAGCTGGAGCataggagggaggaggtgcagcccTGGCCAtgggtggtggtgatggtggtggtgatgaccTCCTGTGAAAATAACGTTTATTCAGAGGTTTGGTCCAATTGCAATCAACAACTGGAAACTATCTGCATTTACTGACaccattttaaataatttctttgAGTTCTCTGGCTCTGTTCAGACCTGACAGATCCGATCACAGGTGCACTGTGGTAAGTTCGCCTGTTCAGACTTGGCACTAAAATGCTTTTAGTGTTTCTCCTGTCACCAGTTGTGATCCGATCTCACTTACCCGCTCTACATGACCAAAAATCACGTACGTCATTTGTGTTCgcaaagacaaacaaacgtGTCCGAtgtcaatgtttgtgtgttggcgTGAGCAAGAATGACAGAGAGGAGTCGAGAACAGCTTAATGAAACTGGTACAGCTCAGCTGTGAAGACAGgtttaaaaatgaaagaattattttagaatttaaaaaGTATTCATCATTATGTGCTGGTCAGTGTTAATACTTTGGTCGTGGttataaacaaaataatgtaCGGACACCTAAAAACGTTAAAATACTCTGAATCAGTGTGAAACTGTGGCAGGTCACTGACGTCATGCGAGTGGAAAGTCTGTGGCCCAGGACCGGATTTGTGGGGATCGGATCTCAGGACGCTTTGAGGAGAAATTTGGCTGCGTCAGACCTG from Limanda limanda chromosome 6, fLimLim1.1, whole genome shotgun sequence includes the following:
- the chchd2 gene encoding coiled-coil-helix-coiled-coil-helix domain-containing protein 2, whose amino-acid sequence is MPRGSRSRTSRMAPPARRSSPPPSPPPMARAAPPPSYAPAPMQAPASAVGAPAAPRQPGMFAQMATTAAGVAVGSAVGHTIGHAMTGGFGGGGESESAKPDVTYQEPQQPQYQQQYQQQPQYQYQQQPQSMYQQQPPQQEQQACSFELKQFVECAQNQSDFKLCEGFSEVLKQCKFSNGLS